In the Arachis ipaensis cultivar K30076 chromosome B04, Araip1.1, whole genome shotgun sequence genome, CTTTTCGGTCCCTATCCTTTTCTAATTTAGACAACCCACACGATTGAAAAATAACAATCTGTCCCTTGTCCTTCATTTTCACTAGATGGATAAGCCCTTCTGTGATAATTTTTGACAAAGGATGATGGAAAATGAGTGATATAACTTGTATGACCTAACCTTCATCAGTCCTACGTGGATGATAACTATTTGATTATAACTATTTGATTGGAATTGTTTAGCTCCTACATAATCATCAAAACCATGTCCCATCAAAGGGTTATCATCCCTCTGCAATGTCTCTTTGATGACTGAATAGACCATAAATAATTTCAATCAAATAATTATCATCAATATAGGATAGGTGAAAGTTAGATCATACAAGCTAATATCACATAAGCATTTTCCACCACTTTTCGCCGAAAATTCTCATAGAAGAGCTCATGCATCTAACAAAAAGAAAGGATAGGGAGCAGATTATCATTTTCCAATCGTTAAGGTGGGGATAGTCTAAATTGAAAAAGACAAGGGACCGGAAAGGAATTTTACTCTTTTTCTATACTCACTGGACATTTAACTCATATCAATAAAATGAAGTGTTACTCAGACTTTATGTGATCTATCTGATAAGAGACCTAATTTTCACGTGAAATCTTTATCGAAAAAGTTCAGATTCCCACATTTGGTTGAAATATTTCATCTTTAAAGAAAAAACTACTATAGAATATTATGTAGGAAATCACTATAATCAAGATATAATATTCAATTTTTGACAAGAACATGCAGCAAACCCTCATtggaaacaataacaaccaaGAAATTGCAGCGCCACAGGAAGAGCACTGGTGTACAACATCGAAGACCTATTATCTTTGAAAATAATTCTTATCTCAGtagaaaagaaacaaaatatatatatataagaacatGCACAAGTTAAAATTGCTAAGCAGAGGGAAGGAACAGAAAGCAGACCTGGAACCAAGTGCCATGACTGACCACCATTGACGCTTGACACCAAATTAGCTGCAATGTGATTTGGTCTCACTAGTTACTTACCTAATGCTTCGTGtgtaccatatatatatataaatagacCTCTAGGTGAGAATAAAGAAAAGAGTCCCGCTAGGGAcacaatggactatttgtacaatgtgtacaatgggctattaAGTTACAAAATGAACGATTTTTTGGATTTAGAGCTCTAATTCCatatcatgataccactcatcacaaaagcttcagctgatggaaaaaagtaacactaatggttatatctctaatactccataaACTTCCATTGTATACATTATATAAAGAAAAGTGCTAGAGGGCCAGTAGAATTTGTGATATTTAGtcatcaattagccatcatcaatatttttaatagtgtgagatgaCATCTAATGGTGTAGGATTAATCATTttccttttgatggttaagtgctggtcaGATTTCAACAAAAATACTGCTCCTAACCTTTCTCTcttataaatattccattggctcctcatactttctcgttatttgagttataatttgttggtattttttatttttttattaaaaataaaaaaattaaaaatttttaaatgaaaaaaaaattatgttatttaAACTATAACTATATTTACAGTAATTTGAATCAAAATCcgattttaaaaatcttttttaaaagtaTATATTAATTGTTTGgtactttttgttatattttaacaaatttaaaagatatttatTTGATAATTCGAAGTTTGGTACTTTGGTTTActgaagaaataaaataaaacaaaacatagATGATTGAACTTTTTATAGGTGGCTAGTGGTTCAGGTACCTTTTAATTTAAGGTGGATTCTATGGTACTTTTTATTGTGGTGTCTAAATTGCCTAACTTACTTttataagtaaaaaaaatatataaaataaatataaaatatttaaagtttattaaatattacttttttgtcttttttaataaattaggCACCATATTTTAGACACCATAACATTCACCTTAATTTAATTTCATGTATATCATTGTCTAAGCCTAGTATCCTACGTCATGAAAACTTTATTTATTCAAGTGAATCGGTCTGGGTAATGCCATCCTGATGTGGCTCACACAAAGTTGACATGTAAAGTTGTAGCAATAAGGACACAAAGATTAATttaatctaatttaaaatatCATTGGCAGTTAAAatcttttatttaacttttatggaaaaaaattactttttagaATATTTAACAAAGCAAATTAATacttaatatttttataaaaatgacaaattaatgcctaatttttcaaaaaataatataattgatGCATTCAGGtatctaaaattttaaaagataaaatattaatttattttttatttcgttaaaaattaatttatatgttAATATcactaaaatatcaaaatattattataatttatctaaaaaatactttatattttatatatataatgtgTCCATATATcttttaagaattttaaatttgtatatCTGTATATCTCATATTGTGTCAGTATCCTTACATCATAGCTAACTGCAAAAACTTTATTCTTGACAAGTTCTTGATTTTATATGCTAACATCTCACCACTCACCCCACAAACTCATATTGGGTGTAAAGTCAACTTGAGTTTGCCTTTCAATTTCTCACCAGTAGTTTAAGACACTAGCTGCAAATTACTTGCATAGTTGTCAGAACGGAACGATTAAGCTATTGATTTACTAATTTATTGATTTAATCGATGAATTATTGATTAAACCGGCAGAACCAGTATTacgtaaattaaaaatataaaataattaaaaatctaaaattaaattttgaaatatatATCTTTACTAACATTTTAAGAACAATTAAGTCGAATTCTATAAATAACTAATACAAAAATAGACATATAATTAGTTCATACTACTATATAGTATCTTAATTAGACACAATAAGAATAACAATCTATGAATTATATCTAAAGAATAATTTCAAGgtctaaatatttttatataattaaataattatataaattaatttttttctcagaataaataatttttattttatttttatattcattattattttttattttaaaattaattaattttaattagtttatatttattatattgttATATACTATAtgtatttattgaaaaataatattaataaatatcatataatcctaaaaaatataattatattgtaattaataaaaatatttgatattttatttataCATGTTTAATAACATttgtattaataattatgaataataaaaaatatacttaatttaaatataagtgagcataaaattaaaattattgtaCGTTTTTACTATATAAGTAATAATTAACATATAAAGTAATAAGAAATAACATAGTTTAGTGATAAAAGGAGCATGTAGTCACAAAGAGGACTTATGTTCAAATCACAGATTTTTCGATTGGACCGGACCGGTTGGGAATCTAGTTCATCAATTTTTCAATCGAACTGATCAGTCCGATCTGATTTTTACAGGTAGTAAGTCTTAAATCATACTTTCATAACATTCAAGTTTGAGATGTGTTGTACTAGCTAAATATCTCAACACACTCTTAGCAGCTAAATGATCTTTGTGGCTCAGTTTATCTTGTCAAAATGAGTTGATTGGGATGTAAGTTGAAGTGTCCTCATAAGTAACTCATTTAGTTTTATTTAGGGATATCAAGTTATCTAGAGTGATGGAGAGCTTCAATTCCTTAAAAGAAATTCAAGTCTCCAAGCTCTCCAAGTAAGAAGGATAGATTTGATCTTTCTTCATTGTTTCCAGTCACAatcatatcatcaacatatatgaGTATATAAATGATAAAATTTGCATTTTGTAGTGAAACAAGTGAATAAAGAAGAGTCAGATTTTGTGCTTTTATATTTCAATTTGTTTATTTGCTTTGAATTGGGTATTTCAATCTATTGTTGTTATTGTGCTTTGTGGTCACGGTGTGGTGCGGTGTGATGGTTCTAATGTTTTTGTGGTTGGTGGCAATGTAGGGTGGTGATGGTGTTGTTGATGGAGGGGACAGCATTCAGCATAATACAATAGTTCCAAATGCAAGCTTTCACCTAATAGCGAGTTATGAGCTATAATACTATAGTTCCAATATCAGCATTCAGCATCAAATGTCCAATGTGACAACTTTGACGTTGAAAGGGGGCAAAAAAAACCTAGCATTCCCAATCAAATCAATCATGGCTAGGGTGGCACTGAATGGAGAACATAAGGGACCTACTATAGACTTCAAAATATTAAACAAAGCAATCTCATTAGCAACCACTACTACGCTACACAATAATAATGCTCAAAGCAATGTTGGCTATACATATAAATGCTAGGGCTAACCATCCGGATCTTGACCAAGAAATGGGCTgaaagcatctttaaaaagaaacCGATCGCCATCATAATCGTCGCAATCGATGCCACTCCCATACCAACCCAAGTCGAGTAAAGCATCGGGCCGTGTGAAGTCTATTTGATTCCAGTTTTCTTTCTTCCCAGAAACATAAGCTGGGTACTGTGTGCCTAGTTCTTGCTTAATATTATGATCTgccaaaacaataaaaaaatgttatCCATGAAATTAAAAGACCCATCTTCAAATAAGCCATGTACAGAAAATCCATGTATTCAAACACAGTTAAATGAgttggaataataataataacaataatatgtGCTAACCCTGAATAGTTTCAACTGATTGGGGTGCATCCACCAAGCACATGCTAATGGAAGTATAATTGGTTGCAACTGAAGCAGCAGACTGATCTAAGGGGAAATACGGCCCGCCTTGTTCATCGCATTCTGGCTTAGACTTCATGGTTGAAATCTTAACTTCTTTGCGAACACAATCATTGGGTGTTGCTTGAAGTGAATTGTTATTCGCCACTTGTAACTGCTTCGGCTGGTAGATTATTGCTTCCAGCAAACCGCTCCTCTCTGGAGAAACAGGATCCGAAGGAGACGGCTTGGCCGGCGGAGACTGGATCATCGTGTCAACGGACTCAAGTGAGGGAAGTGGGGAAGCAGGTGTGCCCCAGATACCGTGTTGAGTTTCAAAATATTGGAGTGAAGGGAGCTCCAACTTCATGGCCCCGGGTAGGGGCACAGAAGAAGAAGTATTGCCATTTAAGGTTGCATGGCTACCATATGTGTCATCACCATGAAACTGATCGCTGGTGTTTAGAATAGGATCACATGGAGAAGACAATTGAGTATGGTCGGAAATTTTATCACACGTGTAATCACCATACTGTTCAAATATTGGGACAGTATCACTGATACAACTGTCCAAATATCCATATTGCATGTCTGATTCTCGAAGGCGTTTCGAAGGAGGCATCACAGGAAACATGTGATTGTAACCATGGGACGAGTCCGAACTCATTTCAACCATGCTACTTTCAGGTATGTCACAAATTGATGGTCCATAAGATAAACCCGGACAGACTTTGACTAGTTTGAAATCTAACTCCGGTATATCCAGAGTATCCGTCTGTGAGAGATCATCATGCTGGTTGGCTTCATCTCTCAAGGTACCAACATTTACACTTTCTTGATTGCCATGCATCACCCGCAGGCATACATCAGGAGGGTAGATTGGCAGACCAGCTCGCTGCATTCTTTTAATTCTCGTGTTCCAATAGTTCTTTATCTCATTGTCTGTACGCCCAGGCAACTGAAACCAAATAAGTAATTAACACAACAGTAAATACCCACAATTGAAAAATGCAAAAACACAATTGGGTTATCAATACACAGCACACAACTACACAAGTGAAGAAATATTGACTACGAAGGAATGCTACAGAAACCAATGTAGTCAGTACCACTTTTAAGTTCAGTAAACCAATGTAGTCAGTACCACTTTTAAGTTCAGTTTTCAATTCTGTGCCTGGATGTTAAAAGCTATAGATCTTATGCTATAAAGGTAAAAAGTAAAGAGATGTAATGTTTAAGGGATATCACAGACGTCATATTCATCTTAGGTTAGATATTACAGTTAACAATTAATTTGTTTATGTTTTATCCGGTTTTTACATATTTCACTTATGGTATCCCTATTGAGTGATAACTCATCAGAATAAATTCAAGTGCTTATAGTTTAACTACTAAGTTAACAAACATACTCGAAAATTTTATTTCACTCTTGGTGTCTTCATGAAGTAAAGTTTCATTCTTAGAGCCCCGTTTGGGAAGTAGcagaagctttttttttttttttacactttTCAATTATGAAATTGAAAAGTCACAATAAGCGTGTTTGGCACCATTTTAAAGAAAAGCTTTTAACGTCCCAAAGAGTTAATTGACAGCCTTTTGAAGAAGTAGAAATATATGACTTATGACTTCTCCTTCTCCACACACCACCATTTTCAGGGAAGGTTCCATCTGCTAACTGTCCTTCCACCACCATTTTCAACCCTCCACCACTATTTTCAGACAATATTCCAACTGAACCACCTACTGCATATATTCTTTCGaggttttttttatcattttaccactctatttttattattaaatttgtatttaacattGTGTGTGGTATGaaatctcaattttaattttattttttcacatgtgattttatttttatatagcttgctattatttttatagttagttaTAGCAAGTTCTTGACCCCAACAAAGGAGGAGAGAGTTCTAATAggagtaaaaaaaatataaaacaacaacaaaatatacACACACATTTcacatttgttttttattttcaactaccatatcatacacaataaaacaacaaacactaactacacaataatttctttggcattgccatcaagattattgtgaattagaattttattaCTATTCACCACGTACAAAGAACACCGTTATGGGTGAAGTGAAGTAGAAGAACCAGTTTCTAATGATATTATGTGAGAAGAACCGAATGCTGAAAGCTAGAAAAATGGAACTAATAAAAGAACAAATAAAGAATTAATTGCCTAATCGATTGTAATCTTAGTGATTAGGTTAtgtaaaatcaacattcaatgttgaaaagtatttgttatcatcATTATTTTAATATCCATTTTCTTGAgttaaaaaattgtattttttgaattatttatccaaatgctacaactttaaaataagtacttctataactaaaaatctaaacacaaaatttataagctgctattaataaaagtccttgtACTTTTAAGCTGTTCTTCCAAAAGAACTTATTCAAGTTATTTATCCAAATTGGCCTTAGTGTATCTACCCTAAGAAACATTCAAGGAATCTCAAAATaactattatattttattaatgcaACATTGAAATTTATCTTTAGCACCCTTGTTGTTTTCATGTAACAAAGCAAATGCAACAAATGCAACAAATGCAAACAATATGTGCATAAATAATATAACAAAACACACAAAGGGATGTTACTACAAACCTCTGCAGCCATCCGTGCCCATTTGTTTCCCATCTTAGCATGAAGCTCAATGATCCGGCGCTCTTCTTCTTCGGTGAATGCGCCCTTTCTTAAATCTGGTCTCAAATGATTTGCCCACCGTAAACGACAACTTTTTCCGCATCTGGCAAGTCCTGAATGCCTTTGAACTGCATTCCAATTCCCTTCTCCATTCTTCTTGACATAATCTACTAAAATTGCATCCTCTGCTGAGGTCCAAGGACCTTTCTTTAAATGACCTTCTCCTCCAATGTTACTTTCACCACTATCCTCTTCAACCGATGAGGATGAGCGGCGAACCTTGGAGACTTTCCGACCATCACACTTATTCGTCATGGTACTCATGGCTCTCAATATACCTACAAAAATATCTGACAAgttaaaaaccaaagaaaaaaaaatatttatttttgtcaGAATAGCCAGCACAATAGGAATACAAAAGTAAAAGATATCTGCTTATTGCTTAAAGCAAACAAAGATGATGAGTAAGATTAGGTTACCCTTTTACATCCTATAATCACCCCAAAAAGTGAAACAATTATTTTTCCAACGATTTTAGAAAATCCAAGTAAAATAGCATGGAAAATGTAAGATTTGAAGCAGAGAAATCACTGtttattgacaattatatatctCATTATGCATGAATATGTTGGTGTAGAAGCAAAGAAAGACAACCTTTATTTCAGGCAGAGAAGAAAAGCGAACGCTCTGTTGTACTTAACTGGAAAGAATGACTGAGAATGAAAGTCAACAAGGGATCACTAGCTTAGCTTTATATGAGATATTGCGACTGCTTCAAAAGATAAGtaggaaaattttaaaataaaataaattaagagTTTTGAAATTAGAGAAGTTGtcttttaattttgaattattttttaaagaTAAGTTATTTGAAATTTCAAAGATTTTGAAGATGGTTCATAATTACAACTTTATCTGTGATATCAttagttatttattttcaaacaaacaaaaaatgtgGTTTTCACAACAGGGAATACAATAAGGCTTGATTGGTAAAGTTTTTTAAGAGC is a window encoding:
- the LOC107638344 gene encoding transcription factor MYB33-like isoform X1 — its product is MSTMTNKCDGRKVSKVRRSSSSVEEDSGESNIGGEGHLKKGPWTSAEDAILVDYVKKNGEGNWNAVQRHSGLARCGKSCRLRWANHLRPDLRKGAFTEEEERRIIELHAKMGNKWARMAAELPGRTDNEIKNYWNTRIKRMQRAGLPIYPPDVCLRVMHGNQESVNVGTLRDEANQHDDLSQTDTLDIPELDFKLVKVCPGLSYGPSICDIPESSMVEMSSDSSHGYNHMFPVMPPSKRLRESDMQYGYLDSCISDTVPIFEQYGDYTCDKISDHTQLSSPCDPILNTSDQFHGDDTYGSHATLNGNTSSSVPLPGAMKLELPSLQYFETQHGIWGTPASPLPSLESVDTMIQSPPAKPSPSDPVSPERSGLLEAIIYQPKQLQVANNNSLQATPNDCVRKEVKISTMKSKPECDEQGGPYFPLDQSAASVATNYTSISMCLVDAPQSVETIQDHNIKQELGTQYPAYVSGKKENWNQIDFTRPDALLDLGWYGSGIDCDDYDGDRFLFKDAFSPFLGQDPDG
- the LOC107638344 gene encoding transcription factor MYB33-like isoform X2 codes for the protein MSTMTNKCDGRKVSKVRRSSSSVEEDSGESNIGGEGHLKKGPWTSAEDAILVDYVKKNGEGNWNAVQRHSGLARCGKSCRLRWANHLRPDLRKGAFTEEEERRIIELHAKMGNKWARMAAELPGRTDNEIKNYWNTRIKRMQRAGLPIYPPDVCLRVMHGNQESVNVGTLRDEANQHDDLSQTDTLDIPELDFKLVKVCPGLSYGPSICDIPESSMVEMSSDSSHGYNHMFPVMPPSKRLRESDMQYGYLDSCISDTVPIFEQYGDYTCDKISDHTQLSSPCDPILNTSDQFHGDDTYGSHATLNGNTSSSVPLPGAMKLELPSLQYFETQHGIWGTPASPLPSLESVDTMIQSPPAKPSPSDPVSPERSGLLEAIIYQPKQLQVANNNSLQATPNDCVRKEVKISTMKSKPECDEQGGPYFPLDHNIKQELGTQYPAYVSGKKENWNQIDFTRPDALLDLGWYGSGIDCDDYDGDRFLFKDAFSPFLGQDPDG